The nucleotide sequence CGGCGCAGCAATGGTGAGGGGAAGAAAATTTTTGGCTCTAAATACCAATGTAATGTCCGCGATCTGATCGGAGGATCGATGATCTAGAAAGGGGTTGAGGGAGCAGGCGAGAGAGGGGATGAGCTTGAAGAAAAGGGCTGAGATTACAGAGGAAAGTTTGGATACAGAGTTTGGTTTACACACGCATGCCCTTCCCTGGCCACATGCGGCCACCCTTTACCGCTACCTACGCCTCCACTTGgctggccagctggctgggcccacCAGCCAGCTCCTTAGTCACGCTAACATCTGCTTAGGCGTGACAAGGGGGTAACTTGCAAATCCAATCGAGTCCAGCATAGTTGTCATGGAATTTGTTTATTTTAACAAGTTGGTTTAAGGGTGTACTCTTGGCATCTGTACGCAACAAATTAGTTAAACCCTATGTTTTACCAGCACGTAATCTTTACGTCTACCATGCGCATGTGCCTTGCAGACAGCTTAATTTAGAACATTTCCGCTGTCGCACGGGGCATTTTTCTACTTTTATCAATGGGAAACTTCGAAATGGGGAAACTAGAATGGGATGTGCAAGAAACTACTGTACTTGCAAAAAGGAAAATCTGCATTCCAAAATTTCAGTTTATATACACGAACTGAACAAACTGGACCGTCCGGTTTGACTAGTGTCATGTCTAATTGTACACTAGGGTCATCTATTTCTGCTAAGTAATCGCTTGGTTTACAAAATTATACAGGGCAACAGCCTATCAGAAAATCGACTAACTACTCCCATGGCTGCCTTTGGAAAGCATGCCATGAACTCTTCATCTTCTCTGGCTTGTGATGAACTTCAGTTTGCTGCATTGCCTCTTATAGCACACTGGATTAATATTTCATGGCAGTCGGTAGGCGATCAACCCTGCACTCAAGTTGAGTCGGAATGAGAATGGCGATAGCTTCAACTATTTATTCAGAAAGGGTTCAGTGAATGGAAGTTCAGTGTGCTTGCCTGCCTAACTGGAGTAGTTCAGGCTCCTGCAGCAGCAAATCTTGTAGACTCCCAGCCCTAGCATCGCTGCATCCAGCAGAAAAACAATGGATTTCACTTTCAGCAACATCGAATCGAAACAAAGCCGAACCTGAGTATGGGATAAAAAGTATCACCAAACAAGGTCACTGATAGGAGCGCACCTGACATCCAGGGAGAGAAGTCTGTGGTGAATTGAGTTATCGGAGCCAACATAGGTGACAACGAGGCTTCCAGCATCTGGATGTGGCCAGCTTCGTGTGGTAGGGAATCTGAGAACGAATGTTCCCGGCTTCTTGAGCAGTTCCCTGGAGCTTCTTAGCGCATTCTCAGCTTCCTCTGTTGTAATCAATCCCTCTATCCACACAGGTGCAGTGCAACCCCATAGGCTGTTGATTTTATCTTTCGACAGAGAAACGGCCACTGGGTATAGCCAATACCATAGCCTATCAAATTCGTTCCTTCCAAGATCATCCCCACAGCCAGCAATTCCTCTTAAAACCTCCAGATCCTATAATGAATAGTACGTGCTATGGAATCAAACATCTATTCTTGTGCTACTCACAAATAATTGACAACAGAACCCTCCTACTGAGTTAATGTATAACCCTCTCAAAAAATGAGGGGTAAAGGTGTTAAGAGACCTCATACAGAAGTAAATGGATCTACCTGCTCTGACAAACCTCTGTTTGTAGAATGGGCAATGTCCATAAAATTTGACATGATTTCAGGAACTGCGGATGACCAAAGAGCACGCTCCTTGTTCTTTGAGATTATGCTCCAAGTTACAGCACCCTCTTCAAGCAATTGCTTTGAAATTAATATTTGGTTTCTTTAGAAGGAAAATGCAAATGCATGTTATTGTTAGTGATAAAGAGGGAGAGGAACCTCCTtatcttataaaatacataaaacaAAAAATATAAGACTACCTGTGATGGGAGCATCCACTATACAAAGAGACCTCATTTGCAAGTGTGATCAAATCGTCCACATTGATGGAAGAAGCTGCACCTTTAAGAAATGTTGACCGCTCATACGTTCCTTCTAGACAATATCTGAAGATCATAGCATCTGAAAGAGTTTCAGCTTCATCCTTATCTGATCCACTCCAAGAACTTCTCGCATCAATGCTGTCGGAGTCTGACATCGTAGATTCAGTTCTGACACTTTGTGCTTCCACTACCATCTTTCTAGCCTGCTTACTCTGCAAACAAACCATTAACTACGAAGTTCAAGTGAATTAATCACAATTTCAGAAGTACCACAATCTAGCAGATTGACTACCTGGGATACCATTTTGTGAGTCTCTGTTCCATCGCCTTCTACCTTGAGAAACTTGGATGGATGCAAACATGCCACTGAACTTTGATCCTGAGACAGTGAGCAAGCATTTGCTTTGCCATCACGATCAAGCCCTTGTCCATTGTTAAGCAAGTGAATTTCATCGACTGTTGCAGAACTTGTCCGCTTTGCAGCACTCAATGGACGGCTGGGGCGGCCTCGGGATATACAGCGAATTGGCTTGGAAGATGCCTCCAGAAAAGGATATTTGCGCGTGTGAAGTGTTGAGAAATAAATGCGGAACAGCTTATTGTCACATTTAGAAGAGAGCTGCAACAATCGGATCAAATATCATGAAAGAAGATCAACCAAGCAAAATCATAGCATAAAATCCagttaaaaaaatcataaaatcgTATATGTAGGTTCATTGAGACAAACATGGTATTTCTGACAGTATAAGCCTTCACTTGTACATACTACATAGCACCTGCGCAAATCCAGGGCCATACTGGGCCACAACAAAAGCTTCTATAGACATTTCagccttttctttctttttggcagATATGTATTTCAGATTCAAGTGAATTTAACAGAAGTAATTAAATATGGTGGAAAATGAATAAATATTCAAGGCACATGGCATAAATAGCAACCTTTTTTTCCCCTTCCTGCTGgaaaactgggggggggggggggttcaaaaCAAGATGCTGTAAGTGTTTAACTAAGATGGAGCATTGCGTAGCAGTCTGCTTCAGGATCATAATGGCTGCTGTATTATAGATACGGCCTCATACCACTATGTTGCTGCTACAGAGCAATAACAAAACTAAAGCAATCAATTTTTGTAGGAATTCAGCATATGGAGAAACCCACCTGAGATATCTTGAGCTTAAATAGTGCACGCCCACGAAGAATTGGAAGAGGCCTGCTTTCAGCTGGGTATTCAAGTCCTTCGCAAGCAATCAGTAGGGGAGGTTCTGCATCATCCCTTGATTTCTCGACTAATGCTCCATTGTCAGCATAGACGAGTGAAGCAACAATCTAGAAGACGATTCATTTCTTAAGTAAGCAAACAAACAAGTAGCACACTTGCTAAATGTACCAAAAAAGAAGATAAATCAAAAAACCTGTGTATCCTTGTTCATATGTTCACCAAAAGCGTTTGTTAGTACTACTTCCAACATGAAGTTCCTCCGACAAGAAGCCTACAGAAACCAATTTCGACCATTACAACAACAGTCAGGGGTTATTTAGGATTATTATGTGTTTTGTACATAGAATAAACATAGCTCGGCATTATCTTCTGCAACTCACTGCAGCTCTCAGGTTATCTTTCACATTTTTACAGGTTAAACATAATAGAAATGCAGAAACATTTCTTGCTGTGCGTAAAATAGCTGAAATAAAGATAGGATAAATAGTTTGTGTCAGGAGACATAATTTGGTCTACCTTCCCACCGACAATGCACCAAATGCCATCATCGCCCTCCTCAATTCCGTCGCAGCATGAGTAGTCAATAGATAGCTTAGACGGTGGATTCTGCAAAAAACAATTGTAAGTTTTCACCTttacagaagaagaaaaaataatgcCTTACTATTAGCTAAGCTGCATCACCTCTGCGTACTGCTCCTGTATGGTTCCTATCATAGATAGCACTTGGATATTGTACACATAGCCATCGACCTTGCCATTGTTTCCAAGCAAGCAAACTTGGTATGCATCATCTTGATTGTCTGGCTGGCTAGATAGTGAACAAAGATGAGCCTCGGCAACTAGATCGCCATCAATGTGAAGGCGCATAACATTTTCAGTAACCTGACATGGGTGCATAGTTTtacaaaacagattaaataaagcAATTGTTGTAAACGTAAAGGAAGATTGCCATTTGGAGCATGTCAGTGTGTTGCACATAAGTCAAAAACAAGTATATGAGGGAGAAAAATAGGAAGTGTGGAAAAACATTAAATGGACACCTCTGCTGACTCAACCAATCCAAGGATATTGAGCAACGCAAAAGGCATGTTACAGACATTCATGCTTGCAGCATACCTCGCATCCAACGTGTATCCAGTGCTCAAGAGGGCATTCATTTACAGCCGATATATAGGTCGTATCAGTCCATGGAGAGGAATTAGAGGAACTAGGAGCTTGCTTGTGCAACCTCAGCAATGGGAAGAGAAGCAGCTTATTTCCTTCACTTAAAGCAAGAAATGGCAACTTATTGCCATCTCCTGCAGTTATCTGCAAAAAATTGAGAATTCCCATCAGTTCAATACAAATCTTGGCAGAAGTACACATGGAAACCTAGAATTGCAGTTCAGATCTTATTGCCGAACAAAAAACATTCTTCTTACACCCATCCAAAAAAGAGCGTGACGAGAACAGAGTGTCGCTCCGTTGGCAAGGCGTGCAAGTGCGCAACCAGCCCGCCCACGTTCGAGTCTCGGGCTCCCCGAGGTGCTCAGGGTTATTTCTAATATTAAAATGTGCCGCCAAGGGCTAGTCCTGGCTTGTCACAATTAAAAAGAGATGTAGAACCCATTTTTAATGGCCCAGTGAAGATTTTGCATACTGCTCAGTGTGCCACAGAATGGGCGCCAACCTCTCACACAGATCGACCAATGAATCCGTATAATTGAAATGCACCAACGACCTACCAATTGCAGGCTGCAGCATCCACAGCACAACCATAAGCACGCGTAACAGCAGACCGATAAACTCCCCTCCCTAAGATATAATTTGCTCCTCGTGCGCAATCACAAAATCAAAATTTCTATCAGTTCAATACAAGTCTCGGGCTCTCGGCAGACTACACATGGAAACCTAGGATTGCATTTCAGGTCTAATCGCCAAAACAAAAACATTCTTCTTACACCCATCCTAAATAAATCACTAAGAACTTTCCCGCGCTAAAAAAGAGATGGTGATAAGAACAGGGTCTCGCTCCGTTGGCAAGGCGTGCGAGTGCGCAATCAGCCCGCCCATGTTCGAGCCCTGGACTCCGCGAGGTGCTCAGGGTTGTTTCTTTTAGTAAAATATATGCTGCCAAGGGCCAGTCCTGGCTAGTCTCTCGATTAAAAAGAGATGTATATAGCAGCACCCATTCTTAACTGTCCTATCAAGATTTTGCCATACTGCTAGTGCTCAGTGTGCCACAGGATGGGCCTGTGAACCCATCACATGGACCGACTGATGAATCCTATAATGTAAATGCACCAACCACCTACCAATTGCAGGATGTACCACGGGACAACCATAAGCACGCGTTACGGCAGACCGAGAAACTCCCCTCCCCCAAAAGATAGAATTCGCTCTTCGCGCGCACTCACAAGTCAGAAAATCAAAATTCCTACAGCAACGTAAGGCCTAACGATCTCCTAAAACAGGGGAACGACCAAATTACTCGAATCTAGTCGAACCTGGTGAAGGATAACCGGGGAAGGCCTCGCGGAGCCGGAGAGGTAGAGCCAGAAGCAGACGGCGAatcctccgcccgcgcccgcgcctccTTCTCCCCCGCCTCGGGCCTTACCCAGGTCCAGCTCGACCCGCACGTCGCGGAGGCCGAGGTAGCCCTCGATTTCACCGGGTTCTGCCGGCGCCGCCATCCCGGGACCGCCGCACCGTGGTTCGGCGGAGGCAAGGGTTTTCTTGGTCCCGCTTCCGCTCCGAAATGGTGTGTCATAACGGTTTGTTCGGTGACGGCCGGGGGAGTGGGATACTGCTAtctgcagccgttggatatgaaaacTGGGGTTGCTCCTGGCCGTCAGATGCCAAGCGGTTGATTCCACGTTTTTTCATCTCCAAGGCtctaaataaaaaaaagggaaaacgTAGGATTGAGATGTCTTATCATCATCTAATTCATTGTGCTTCTTGATTTTGACCCTCCCTATCCATTCAATTGAGATTTTTAATTTGAATTTGGTTCATGATTTTTATCGTGTCAACTATTTCTCAACGACTTCTCTCTTTCATTTGAGGTACTTAATATTAGATTTAGTTCATGATTTTGACTGTATCAATGATTAATAGGCAGGAACCAGCCTGTAAAAACATATCAGTCCCCTGAACCAAcaaaaaaacacatgatttctcaTAGCATCTTTTTTTTTTCCTAAATCATCTAATTCACCATGCTTCCTAATTTTGAAGCCCACCCATTTAAATTGAGATGTTTAATTTTAAATTTGGTTCATGATCTTAACTAGATCAACTATTTCTTAACGAGCTCTTTCATTCAGTTGAGGAATTTAGTTTTGGATTTGATCATGATTTTGACTAGGCCAACGATCACATAAATTAATCAGCAACAACTACTATGTAAAACACATCAGTATTGTGCGCCCTCTCACCATCTAAAGGAACATATCAGTCTTCACAACATCTATTTTTCTTTGAATCATATTACatacactatgcttcctaattttcAAGGGCTCATAATCAATCGAGGTCTTCAATTTGGAATTGGGTCATCCAATTTTAACTgagtcaacaatttctcaaggagctttgtcattcaattattttaatttaataTGCTCTCTAATTTACTCATGTTCGATTGAGCTATAAATTTTTTAGATTAGGTTCATATTTTAACGGGCTCAGCGATTT is from Triticum aestivum cultivar Chinese Spring chromosome 1B, IWGSC CS RefSeq v2.1, whole genome shotgun sequence and encodes:
- the LOC123128101 gene encoding SH2 domain-containing protein B isoform X2; translated protein: MAAPAEPGEIEGYLGLRDVRVELDLGKARGGGEGGAGAGGGFAVCFWLYLSGSARPSPVILHQITAGDGNKLPFLALSEGNKLLLFPLLRLHKQAPSSSNSSPWTDTTYISAVNECPLEHWIHVGCEVTENVMRLHIDGDLVAEAHLCSLSSQPDNQDDAYQVCLLGNNGKVDGYVYNIQVLSMIGTIQEQYAENPPSKLSIDYSCCDGIEEGDDGIWCIVGGKASCRRNFMLEVVLTNAFGEHMNKDTQIVASLVYADNGALVEKSRDDAEPPLLIACEGLEYPAESRPLPILRGRALFKLKISQLSSKCDNKLFRIYFSTLHTRKYPFLEASSKPIRCISRGRPSRPLSAAKRTSSATVDEIHLLNNGQGLDRDGKANACSLSQDQSSVACLHPSKFLKVEGDGTETHKMVSQSKQARKMVVEAQSVRTESTMSDSDSIDARSSWSGSDKDEAETLSDAMIFRYCLEGTYERSTFLKGAASSINVDDLITLANEVSLYSGCSHHRNQILISKQLLEEGAVTWSIISKNKERALWSSAVPEIMSNFMDIAHSTNRGLSEQDLEVLRGIAGCGDDLGRNEFDRLWYWLYPVAVSLSKDKINSLWGCTAPVWIEGLITTEEAENALRSSRELLKKPGTFVLRFPTTRSWPHPDAGSLVVTYVGSDNSIHHRLLSLDVSDARAGSLQDLLLQEPELLQLGRVDRLPTAMKY
- the LOC123128101 gene encoding SH2 domain-containing protein B isoform X1 — its product is MAAPAEPGEIEGYLGLRDVRVELDLGKARGGGEGGAGAGGGFAVCFWLYLSGSARPSPVILHQITAGDGNKLPFLALSEGNKLLLFPLLRLHKQAPSSSNSSPWTDTTYISAVNECPLEHWIHVGCEVTENVMRLHIDGDLVAEAHLCSLSSQPDNQDDAYQVCLLGNNGKVDGYVYNIQVLSMIGTIQEQYAENPPSKLSIDYSCCDGIEEGDDGIWCIVGGKASCRRNFMLEVVLTNAFGEHMNKDTQIVASLVYADNGALVEKSRDDAEPPLLIACEGLEYPAESRPLPILRGRALFKLKISQLSSKCDNKLFRIYFSTLHTRKYPFLEASSKPIRCISRGRPSRPLSAAKRTSSATVDEIHLLNNGQGLDRDGKANACSLSQDQSSVACLHPSKFLKVEGDGTETHKMVSQLMVCLQSKQARKMVVEAQSVRTESTMSDSDSIDARSSWSGSDKDEAETLSDAMIFRYCLEGTYERSTFLKGAASSINVDDLITLANEVSLYSGCSHHRNQILISKQLLEEGAVTWSIISKNKERALWSSAVPEIMSNFMDIAHSTNRGLSEQDLEVLRGIAGCGDDLGRNEFDRLWYWLYPVAVSLSKDKINSLWGCTAPVWIEGLITTEEAENALRSSRELLKKPGTFVLRFPTTRSWPHPDAGSLVVTYVGSDNSIHHRLLSLDVSDARAGSLQDLLLQEPELLQLGRVDRLPTAMKY
- the LOC123128101 gene encoding SH2 domain-containing protein B isoform X3 — its product is MAAPAEPGEIEGYLGLRDVRVELDLGKARGGGEGGAGAGGGFAVCFWLYLSGSARPSPVILHQITAGDGNKLPFLALSEGNKLLLFPLLRLHKQAPSSSNSSPWTDTTYISAVNECPLEHWIHVGCEVTENVMRLHIDGDLVAEAHLCSLSSQPDNQDDAYQVCLLGNNGKVDGYVYNIQVLSMIGTIQEQYAENPPSKLSIDYSCCDGIEEGDDGIWCIVGGKASCRRNFMLEVVLTNAFGEHMNKDTQIVASLVYADNGALVEKSRDDAEPPLLIACEGLEYPAESRPLPILRGRALFKLKISQLSSKCDNKLFRIYFSTLHTRKYPFLEASSKPIRCISRGRPSRPLSAAKRTSSATVDEIHLLNNGQGLDRDGKANACSLSQDQSSVACLHPSKFLKVEGDGTETHKMVSQARKMVVEAQSVRTESTMSDSDSIDARSSWSGSDKDEAETLSDAMIFRYCLEGTYERSTFLKGAASSINVDDLITLANEVSLYSGCSHHRNQILISKQLLEEGAVTWSIISKNKERALWSSAVPEIMSNFMDIAHSTNRGLSEQDLEVLRGIAGCGDDLGRNEFDRLWYWLYPVAVSLSKDKINSLWGCTAPVWIEGLITTEEAENALRSSRELLKKPGTFVLRFPTTRSWPHPDAGSLVVTYVGSDNSIHHRLLSLDVSDARAGSLQDLLLQEPELLQLGRVDRLPTAMKY